The Pongo abelii isolate AG06213 chromosome 3, NHGRI_mPonAbe1-v2.0_pri, whole genome shotgun sequence DNA window gtgtaaaagtgttcctatttctctgcatcctctccagcatgtgttgtttcctgactttttaatgattgtcattctaactggcataagatggtatctcattgtggttttgatttgcatttctctaatgaccagtgatgatgagatttttttcatatatttgttggccacataaatgtcttcttttgagaagtgtctgttcatatcctttgcccaatttttgatggggttgcttttttcctgtaaatttgtttaagttctttgtagattctggatattagccctttgtcagatggatagattgcaaaaattttctctcattctgtaggttgtctgttcgctctgatgatagtttcttttgctctgaagaagctctttagtttaattagctcccatttgtctattttggcttttgttatcattgcttttggtgttttaatcatgaagtctttgcccatgcctatgtcctgaatggtattgcctatgttttcttctagggcttgtatggttttaggtcttatgtttaaatctttaatccatcttgagttaattgtataaggtgtaaggaaggggtccagtttcagttttctgcatatggctagccagttttcccagcaccatttattaaataggaaatcctttcctcattgcttgtgtgtgtcaggtttgtcaaagatcagatggttgtagatgtgtggcattatgtctgaggcctctgttctgttccattggtctatatatctgttttggtaccagtaccatgctgttttggttactgtagccttgtagtatagtttgaagtcagttagtgtgatgccttcagctttattctttttgcttaggattgtcttggctatatgggctcttttttggttccatatgaaatttaaagtttttttttctaattctgtgaagaaagtcagtggtagcttggagggagatagcattaaatctacaaattactttgggcaatatggccattttcacaatattgattcttcctatacatgagcatggaatgtttttccatttgttcatgtccactcttatttccttgagcagtggtttgtaattctccttgaagaggtcctttacatcccttgtaagttgtattcctaggtattttattttctttgtagcaattgtgaattggagttcactcatgatttggctctctatctgttattggtgtataggaatgcttgtgattttgcacactgattttatatcctgagactttgctgaagttgcttatcagcttaaggagatttggggttgatacgatggggttttctaaatatacaatcgtgtcatctgcaaacaatgacgatttgacttcctctcttcctatttgaataccctttatttctttctcttgcctgattgccctggccagaacttccaatactatgttgaataggagtggtgagagagggcatgtttatcttgtgccagttttcaaagggaatgctttcagcttttgcccattcagtatgatattggctgtgggtttgtcataaatggctcttactattttgatatatgtttcatcaatacctagtttattgacagtttttagcatgaaggggtgttgaattttatcaaaggcctttttctgcatgtattgaggtaatcatgtggtttttgtcattggttctgtttatgtgacggattatgtttattggtttgcatatgttgaaccagccttgcatcccagggatgaagcagacttgatcctggtggataaactttttgatgtgctgctggattcggtttgccagtattttattgagaatttttgcatcaatgttcatcagggatattggactgaaattttcttttttcgttttgtatctgccaggttttggtatcaggatgatgctggcctcataaaatgagttagggagcagtccctctttttctattatttggaatagtttcataaGGAATGTTACCAGTTTCTCTTTGTATCTGTAGTAGAAcatggctgtgaatccatctggtcctgggctttttttggttggtaggctattaattactgcctcaatttcagaccttgttattggtctattcagggatttgacttcttcctggtttagtcttgagatggtgtatgtgtccaggaatttatccatttcttctcgattttctagtttatttgggcagaggtgtttatagtattctctgatggtagtttgtatttctgtaggatcagcggtgatatcccctttgtcattttttttaaattatactttaagttctagggtacacgtgcacaacatgcaggtttgatacataggtatatatgtgtcatgttggtttgctgcactgatcaactcatcatttatattaggtatttctcctaatgccatccctctgccagccccctgcccccaacaggccctggtgtgtgatgttgccctccctgtttccaagtgttcttattgttgaattcttacctatgagtgagaatatgcggtctttcattttctgtccttctgaaagtttgctgagaatgatggtttccagcttcatccatgtccctgcaaaggacatgaactcatccttttttatggctgcatagtattccatggtgtataggtgccacattttcttaatccagtccatcattgatggacatttgggttggttccaagtctttgctattgtgagtagtgccacaataaacatatgtgtgcatgtgtctttatagtagcatgatttataattctttgggcatatacccagtaatgggatttctggttcaaatggtatttctggttctaggtccttgaggaatcgccatactgtcttccacaattgttgaactaatttacactcccaccaacagtgtaaaaatgttcctatttctccacatcctctccagcatgtgttgtttcctgactttttaatgattgccattctgactagcatgagatggtatctcattgtggttttgatttgcatttctccggtgaccagtgatgatgagcattttttcatgtgtctgctggctgcataaatgtcttcttttgagaagtgtctgttcatgtcctttgtccactttttgatggggttgcttgtttttttcttgtaaatttgtttctttgtagattctggatattagccctttgtcagatgggcagattgcAAAGTTTCCCaaattctgtaggctgcctgttcactctgatagtagtttcttttgctgtgcagaagctcttcagtttaattagatcccatttgtctattttggcttttgttgccattgcttttggtgttttagtcatgaagtccttgcctatgcctatatcctgagtggtattgcctaggctttcttctagggattttatggttttaggtctaacatttacatctgtaatacatcttgaattaatttttgtataaggtgtaaggaagggatcgagttttagctttctacatatggctagccagttttcccagcaccatttattaaatagggaatcattttcccattgcttgtttttgtcagatttgtcaaagatcagatggttgtagatgtgtggtgttatttctgaggcctctgttctgttccattggtctttatatatgttttggtaccagtgccatgctgttttggttactttaggcttgtagtatagtttgaagtcaggtagcgtgatgctttcggctttattctttttgcttaggattgtcttggcaatgcaggctcttttttgcttccatgtaaactttaaagttgttttttccagttctgtgaagaaagtcattggtagcttgatggggatggcattgaatctataaattatcttgggcagtatggccattctcatgatattgattcttcctatccatgagcatggaatgattttccagtttgttgtgatttctgttgttttacatttggtGAGGAGTGCatcacttccaattatgtggtcaattttagaataagtgcaatgtggtgctgagaagaatgtatattctgttgatttggggtggagagttctgtagatgtctattaggtctgcttggtgcagagctgagttcaatcctggatatccttgttaatcttctgtctcgttgatctgtctaatattgacagtgggatgtcaaagtctcccattattattgtgtgggagtctaagtgtcttttgtaggtctctaaggacttgctttatgaatctgggtgctcctgtattgggtgcatatatatttaggatagttagctcttcttggtttttttttttttttttgaaatttaaggaaaaaatttatTGAAGATCTGAAAAACAATTCCTAAAAGATTGACTTTTCCAGAAAACTAGCTACACAATGCATTGCATCTATCATGTTAAAACGTGCATTAGACACAAATACAAAAACCTTGAAACAAGCCACCATTCTTAAACAATTTGAGCCAAGATAAAATGCCTAagtaacaacatggatgacttGCAAAGGATGGGCACTTTACTTTAAgcaccataaaaaaaaataaggagcaCAAATGGATGAGTGTGTTCAGTTACATACACTGAATTGAACCTTTGGCACTAGGAACCAGAGCATTTTGTCATATAGCATTAACATGTATTGTAACAGTGCATAGTGTTAAAGGAATGGAACCACCAGCATTCAAAAGCAGTTTTGTCAACTAGGCAATAAAACACTCTACAGCATATCCCTGTGTTGTCCATCATTGAAAACACTGGCAGcaactttgaaatgaaaaaaaaaaaaaagaaaagaaaagaaaaaaggagctattaccccttttattttctctgtttaaaatcaaacagaaaacaaacatcaATTGTTATACACTAACATCTTCAAAGCACATCGTTTGTACAAGAGATAGACTAAGAACAAAAATGTGTTTATGGAGATCCAAACATAAGTGAGTGAGAGTGCCTCTCACACAGCTTTACGATGGTACTCAGGAGGAGCCACTTCATAATCGTTGGCACTAAACAAAGTTGCAGAATTCTTTGCCAGATACTTTAGGAAATCGTGAAGATAATTGAGTAATAAAGCAAGGCTCTTCTCATCCAGAGGTGTATAGACCAACATTGCTCCAATTTGTACAAATAATCTCAGGAGATGTGGCACTCCATATGCCTGGGACATGGGTGCATCGGGATGATCTGCAAGAATTTTGGCATACTGTGGTCTCTCAAATTTGTAGAGTAGCTGGGTGCCCAACATTACGTTGAAGTATTCTTTTATCCCTGCCACAACTTCATTAACCTCATACTCCTTATTAACTGTGTTTCCACGAGATTTCTTGTAATTTGCATAATCATCAGGAATGGAATCCACATTCTTCTTGGCAGGAAGATAAAAGAGCTGTTTTTGCCTGGTAATTAAGTCCCAGTCATCAACAAGCCACGGTTTTAGCTCTTCAGGAATCTTTACTTTAACTTCAACTCTGTTCATGAATGTTTCCTCATTTTCAATAGTAGGATCTACCTGGGCCCTTTTCTTCCAAGGAGGCTGAGGGGTCTCACGGGTACTGCCACCATCTCCATTTCCaggtgttttctgtttgttcttttttgttttcacttcaaTATTTTTCTGTTGCAGACCAGATGTCTTCTTTCCTGGGGCAGCCCCTCTCATCTTCCCCTCTGCATACTGCTCCTGATTGGCTTTTTGAAGTTCTCGCTGTTTCTGCAAATTGGTGTCCACATATTTGAGTATTCTGCTCTCCGGAACCCACTCATCCCAATTTTTATTCCAACCACTGTAATGTATAAAGTATTTCACTTGTTTATCCTTTATGGCAACCTTTACACACTTTGCTTCATAAAGAAGAGGCCCATGAAAGCACAGCACTAGCTCACCCTCCTGGAATTTAGGCTTCGGGTCCTGCTTTGGCGCCATTTATAAGTGATTCGCAGCCTCCTCCTTCAgcgcttcttgttgaattgatccctttaccattacataatgatcttctttgtttcttttgattttgttggtttaaagtctgttttatcagagactaggattgcaacccctgctttttattgttttccatttgcttggtagatcttcctccatccctttattttgagcctatgtgtgtctctgcatatgagatgggtctcctgaatacagcacactgatggtcttgactctttatccaatttgccagtctgtgtcttttaactggggcatttagcccatttgatttaaggttaatatcatgatgtgtgaatctgatcttgtcattatgattttagctggttatttttcccattaattgatgtagtttcttgctagcattgatggtctttacaatttggcatgcttttgcagtggctggtactggttgtttctttccaggtttagtgcttccttcaggagctcttgtagggcaggcctggtggtgacaaaatctctcagcatttgcttgtctgttaaggattttatttctctttcacttatgacaCTTAGtatggctggatataaaattctgggttggaaattctttaagaatgttgaatattggtccccactgtcttctggcttgtagggttcctgccgagagatctgctgttagtctgatgggcttccctttgtgggtaacctgacctttctctctaacTTCGCTTAacgtttttttcttaatttcaaccttggtgaatctgacaattatgtgtcttggggttgttcttctcgaggagtatctttgtggtgttctctgtatttcctgaatttgaatgttggcctgccttgctaggttggggaaattctcctggatagtatcctgaagagtgttttccaacttggtcccattctccccatcacttttagGTATACCAATCAAGTgtgatttggtcttttcacatagtcccatatttcttggaggatttgttcatttatttttactctttttttctctaaacttgttttctagctttatttcattaatttgatcttcaatcactgatacactttcttccacttgatcaaatcagctattgaagcttgtgcatgcatgcCATGGTTTTCgttctcgtgccgtggttttcagctccatcaggtcatttaaggtcttctctacactgtttattctagtttgCCATTCAgctaaccttttttcaagatttttagcttcctcatgatgggttcgaacatgctcctttagctcggagaagtttgttattactgaccttctgaagcctatttctctgaactcgtcaaagtcattctccagtcagctttgttcctttgctggcaaggagctgtgttcctttgaaggagaagaggcagtctggtttttagaattttcagcttttcttctctggttttgcaccatctttgtggttttatgtaactttggtttttgatgttggtgacctacagacggggttttggtgtagatgtcctttttgttgatgttgatgctattcctttctgtttgttagttttccttctaatagtcaggtccctcagctgcaggtccattggagtttgctggaggttcactccagaccctgtttgcctgggtatcaccagcagaggctgcagaacagcaaatattgcagaatggaaAATATTGCTGCCTAATCCTTCTGAAGATTTGTCCCAGAGAGGCACCCGCCTATATTAGGCATCGgtccgcccctactgggaggtgtctcccagttaggctacacaggagtcagggacccacttgaggaggcagtctgtctgttccagagctcaaacaccatgctgggagaaccacttctCTCTTCTGAGATGTCAGACATGGACGTTTAGGCCTGCacaagttgtctgctgccttttgtcagctatgccctgcccacagaggtggagtctatagaggcaataggccttgctgagctgcggtgggctccacccatttcgagcttcctggccgctttgtttacttcctcaagcctcagcaatggcggacgcccctcctaCAGCCAGGCTGCTGCTTCACAGTTCAATTTCAGattgctgcgctagcagtgagcaaggctctgtgggtgtgggacctgctgagccaaTCATGGGAGAGAATCTTCTTGCCTGacggttgctaagaccttgggaaaagtgcagtatttgggcgagagtgtcctgtttttccaggtacagtctgtcatggcttcccttggctaggaaagggcaATCccttgaccccttgcacttcgtgggtgaggcaacaccctgccctgctttggctcaccctccgtgggctgcacccactgtccaatgaatcccaatgagatgaaccaggtacctcagttggaaatgcacaaatcacccatcttctgtgtcagtcacgctgggagctgcagaccggagctgttcctattctgccatcttggaaaGAAGATCCCCTTGGTAATTTTTTTGtctgtctatttgattcttctctcttttcttctttgttagtctggctagtggtctatctattttatttatcctttcaaaaagccagcACCTGGATTCGttgactttttgaagggtttttttgtgtctccatctcctttggttctgctctgatcttagttatttctcatcttctgctagcttttgaatttgtttgctctttcttctctttcttttgaatGTTTGTTCTTCTCTCTTTCTAGAGAAGAACATCAcgtcttttagttgtgatgttaggatgtcaattttagatctttcctggtttctcctgtgggcatttagtgctacaaattttcctctaatcactgctttagctgtgtcccagagatcctggtatgttgtgtctttgttctcattggtttcaaagaacatctttatttctgccttcatttcattatttacccagtagtcattcaagagaaggttgttcagtttccatgtagttgtgcagttttgagtgagtttcttaatcctgagttctagtttgatttccCTGTGGTCTAAGaaactgtttgttataatttccattcttttgcacttgctcagaagtgttttacttccaattatgtggtcaattttagaataagtgctacatggtgctgagaagaatgtatgttctgttgatttggggtggagcattctgtagatgtctattaggtcttcttgttgcagagctgtgttcaagtcctgaatatccttgttaattttctgtctcgttgatctgtctaatattgacagtggggtgttaaagtctcccactattattgtgtggtagtctaaatctcttcgtaggtctctaagaacttgctttatgaatctgtgtgttCCTATATTGGGTTCATGTATATTTAGGATCattagcttttcttgttgcattgattttttaccattatgtaatgcccttctttgtcttttttgatctttgttggtttaaagtctgttttatcagagtctaggattgcaacccctgcttttttttgctttccatttgcttggtagatcttcctccatccccttattttgagtctatgtgtctttgcacgtgagatgcatctcctgaatacagcacaccgatgggtcttaaatctttatccaatttccagtctgtgtcttttaattggggtctTTATCccttttacatttaaagttaatactgttatgtttaaatttgatcctgtcattatgacgttagctggttattttgcccattagttgatgcagtttcttcgtagtattgatggcctttacaatttggtatgtttttgcagtggctggtaccggttttcctttccatatttagtgcttactCCAGGAGCTCTTGTAATGCAGGCtgggtggtgacaaaaatctctcacaTTTGCTTGTCTcttaaggattttatttctcctttgcttatgaagcttagtttggctggataggaaattctgggttgaaaattcttttctttaagaatgttgaattttggccTTTACTCTCTtaagcttgtagggtttctgcagagagatatgctgttagtctgatgggcttccctttgtgggtaacctgacctttctctctggctttccttaagattttttccttaatttcaaccTTGgcgaatctgacgattatgtgtcttggggttgctcttcttgaggagtatctttgtggtgttctctgtatttcctgaatttgaatgttggcctgtcttgctaggttggagatgttctcctggataatatcctgaagtgttttccttcttggttccattctccccgtcagtTTCAGGTACAGGAATCAAAcgcaggtttggtcttttcacatagtcccatatttcttgggggatttgttcattccttttcatccctttttctctaaccttgtgtttgtactttgttttattaagttgatcttcaatctctgatatcctttcttccgcttgatcaattcagctgttgatacttgtgtatgcttcacgaaattctcgtgctgtgtttttcagctccatcaggtcatttatgttcttctttaaactggttattctagttagcaattcctctaatgTTTTCTCAAGGTTCTTATCTTCCttacattgggttagaacatgctcctttagctcagaggagtttgttatttctcatcttctgaagtctacttttgTGAATTCATCctactcattctccatccagttttgttcccttgctggcaaggagttgttaAACTTTGGAGAGGAGGCattctgatttttggaattttcagcctttttgcgctgttttttcctcatctttgtggatttatctacttttgttctttggtgttggtgacctttggatggggtttctgtgtggacatcctctttgttgatattgatgctattcctttctgtttgttacttttctttctagcagtcaggcccctctgctgcaggtctgctggagtttgctgaaggtccacttcagaccctgtttgcctgggtatcaccagcagaggttgcagaacagcaaagattgctgcttgttccttcctctagaagctttgtcccagaggagcacccaccagatgccagccgtAGCTCtcctgtgtgaggtgtctgtcaacccctgctgggaggtgtcttccCATCAGGAGGCacggaggtcagggacccacttgaagggGCAGCTGTCCCTTGGCAGAGCTCAAGCATTGTGCTGGGaggtccactgctctcttcagagccagcaggcaggaagatTTAAGTCTACTTAATCTGTGCCCatagccgccccttcccccagctgcTCTGCCcctgggagatgggagttttattggggctgctgcctttctttcagagatgtcctgctgacagaggaggaatctagagaggcagtctgccTAAAGTGGCTTTGAGGTGCCATGATGGGCTCCGCTGTGTCccaacttcctggtggctttgtttacaccgtgatgggaaaaccacctactccaGTCTCAGTAATGGCGAATGTCCCTCCCACCACCAAGCTCGAGCATcagttgacttcagactgctgtgctggcagtgagaatttcaagccagtggatcttagcttgcttgGCTCCAttggggtgggatccactgagctaggccacttggctccctgacttcagccccctttccaggggagtgaacagttctgtctccctggcattccaggcacaactgaggtttgaaaaaaaaaaatctcctgcagctagctcggcaTCTGCCCAaacggctgcccagttttgtgcttgaaacctaggtccctggtggcataggcacctgagggaatctgctggtctgtgggttgtgaagaccatgggaaaaggtagtatctgggctggaatgcactgtTCCTCAAGGCAGAGTCCCTCAGGGCTTCttttggctaggggagggagttccctgacccctcgCGCTTCCCAGGGGACATGGCACTCCACCCTGCTTCCACTCccactctgtgggctgcacccgtgtctaaccagtcccaatgagatgagctggttacctcagttggaaatgcagaagtcactcaccttctgcattgatcttgctgggagctgcagactggagctgttcctatttggccatcttgctcacAACCtctataatatattttaaggtcaggttgtgtgatgcctccagctttgttcttttgcttagcattgctttggctattcatgctcttttttggttccatgtgaattttaagatttttttttctatttcagtggaaaataacattggtattttgatagggattgcatcaaatctgtagattgctttgggtagtatggtcatttgaatgatgttaattcttccaatccatgagcatgaaatgtttttccatttctttgtgtcatcttcaatttatttcatcagggtttgatagttttccttgtagaggtgttttacctccttggttaaatttactcctaggtattttaattaattaattaattaatttgcagTTACTATTAGTAGGATTACCTTATTGATTTTTT harbors:
- the LOC100442147 gene encoding mortality factor 4-like protein 1 codes for the protein MAPKQDPKPKFQEGELVLCFHGPLLYEAKCVKVAIKDKQVKYFIHYSGWNKNWDEWVPESRILKYVDTNLQKQRELQKANQEQYAEGKMRGAAPGKKTSGLQQKNIEVKTKKNKQKTPGNGDGGSTRETPQPPWKKRAQVDPTIENEETFMNRVEVKVKIPEELKPWLVDDWDLITRQKQLFYLPAKKNVDSIPDDYANYKKSRGNTVNKEYEVNEVVAGIKEYFNVMLGTQLLYKFERPQYAKILADHPDAPMSQAYGVPHLLRLFVQIGAMLVYTPLDEKSLALLLNYLHDFLKYLAKNSATLFSANDYEVAPPEYHRKAV